Below is a window of Oreochromis aureus strain Israel breed Guangdong linkage group 4, ZZ_aureus, whole genome shotgun sequence DNA.
TATGGTCCAGAGTTTAGAAATTAGATTTGCATTCTGTATTAGACTGACCAACAACGATAACTTTCTGGCTGACAAGAGGGCTGACGGAGGAAAAGTTCTCGAGGATAATgtatgggagaaaaaaaagaaaaagcaatggGATAATTAAGAGAAAGACTAGGACTTCTTGGAGTCTTGTGTGTTGCGTTTTTTGAGGTCACTCAGGTCCACTGGTGTGAAAGCTGCAAGAACAAAAGGAAACGAGTAGTTAATCAGCACGTCCTTTACCGATTTCATCTTTTAGTGTgttggaaaaataaacatttgctGGAACTTACAATGTAGATTAGGATTTGGGTTCTTCTCGACATACTCCTGTGGTCCACGGTCATTCCGGTCACTATTTTGCGTTGATCTTATGTCTCTGAGCACGCACTGCCAAGCTGCGAaataagcaaaaacaaagaagtttTACTTAATGATGCACCTGAGCCATGTGCTGGCATTTTCTAACTTGCAAAGCGTTATTTCCAGACCTTTTAAAGTGCTTCAGTGTCAGAGCGTGGAAAATGAATTTTTGCTATCTTAAACCAAGTGCTTTTAacaatgttttggaagtaaTCACTGAATTTAAATTGTGGTCAGTGGTCACTAACAAAGCATGAGCTACATTCCTGCTGTCttactattttattttactcctgCACGGTTGGCGTGGAGCACCCATAATTTTGATGTACATGAACAATGATAATAAAGGGCTTTCCTGTTCTATTCTATACAAGCCTTTTCTCAGACTTGAAGAGCATTAGAGACCCACagagttttgctttttgctgtGACATGAAATATCCTGGCAAGTGCCTGCAGATGAATAGTAAACAAATCCTACAAACACTGATTTTGTATTATTTCCTAAATTGTGGCAATCCTGCATTGTCATCTGGTGCAAACacaaataccaagggctcaacCATTCAGCCCCTGCACCATGATTGACATGACTGTGACTGGACAGCTGGGTAAAAAGCACGAAACTTGGAAGAATTTCTTTAGTGTGCGCACAACCTTAAAGTCCCCGAGTGTCTGTTTAATGGTACAATAGCGCTTATAAGAGCCGTGTTATGTAGGTGTTTACTGTCATGTCCAAGGGCATGCATGCTACTCTTCGTCAATGATCTGTCACAGAGATCTGGTGCACAGCAAACAGGTCACAATAGATGAAGAATTTCTTTCAAGCAGAATAAAAAATGTCCACTGTTTGTGCTTCTCATCTATGCTTTTTGatcagttttctttgtgtttgtgttgtctgtgtgtctcttttAAGTCTTCTGTGGTTCCTTATCCCGATCAATCAGCATGCACAGTATGTGTTTTGAGGACTACACTCAAGTGTGTCTTTGTAGCATATACATTGGCTTAACTCCCATAGTCCTTCTCTTTGTGTAGCCACAGAAACAGTGGACAGGCTGCCAGCAGGATCCTGTTTTGTTTATTGCATGCGGATAGGCAGAACAAGACTTAAACATGGCTGTCACTCCACAGTACTGTGCTGATCTATAGGTGGCAGTGGCACGCAAAGATACTGATGTTCTCCAAGACAGACGATGGGTTTGTTAGGCCTCAAAGAGACCTGGCAACTTCTGATGAATAATA
It encodes the following:
- the mcrip1 gene encoding mapk-regulated corepressor-interacting protein 1, which produces MTSSSAPRMVNSYKRTSSPRSPTNSGELFTPAHEENVRFIHDTWQCVLRDIRSTQNSDRNDRGPQEYVEKNPNPNLHSFTPVDLSDLKKRNTQDSKKS